The Shewanella pealeana ATCC 700345 genome contains the following window.
TCTGATGGCACTACATTATCACCACATCAAATTTGTTCTGCGCGTACATAGGCTCGCTCTGTAGTCTGACTCGCTTACCGATATAGACTTCTAATTCGCCAAGTAGATGACTCTCATCACCTTTCAGGCTTTGATACACATTGGGTGAACAGTACACCAAGAACTCATCGGCATCGTAACCACGGTTCAAGCGAATGATCTCGCGGAAGATCTCATAAGAAACCGTTTCTACCGTCTTTAAATTCCCCGTACCGAGACATGCAGGGCATTCACCACACAGCACGTGCTCTAAGCTCTCACGAGTGCGCTTGCGCGTCATTTCCACTAAGCCTAAGCCAGAGAAACCACTGATATTGGTTTTCACTCTATCTTTAGACAGAGCGCTTTCTAGACTGGCTAGCACCCGCTTCTTATGCTCATTGTTCATCATATCGATAAAGTCGATAATGATAATTCCGCCTAAATTACGCAGGCGTAATTGCCGTGCAATCGCATGAGTCGCTTCGAGGTTGGTATTAAAAATCGTTTCAGCAAGATTACGATGACCAACAAATGCCCCAGTATTGATATCGACTGTCGTCATGGCTTCAGTTTGATCTATGATCAGGTAGCCGCCAGATTTAAGCTCAACTTTACGCCCCAGTGCGCGCTGCACTTCATTCTCGACATCATATAGATCGAAAATCGGAATGGGTCCATTGTAGTGATCTAGCTTATCGGCGATCTCCGGCATGAACTCTTGCGCAAACTGCTGTAGCTCTTCATAGGTTTGGGCGGAGTCGACCTGAATTTGATCCAGCTCTGTCCCCACAAAGTCACGCACGATACGCACAGGCAAGGCGAGATCTTGATATAACAAAGACACGCCACGACGCTTACGACGCTCACTGACTTTAGCCCAGACGCGCCTTAAGAATCCGGCATCTTGCACTAGCTCATCTTCACCGGCACTCTCTGCTGCGGTACGAATAATAAAACCGCCATCATCATCGACAAATGGCTGAGTAATTTTTTTCAAGCGGGCTCGTACTTCTTCGGACTCAATACGCTGCGATACGCCAACGTGACTAGAGCCAGGCATGAAAACCAAGTAACGAGATGGCAGAGTGATATCTGTAGTTAAACGCGCGCCTTTAGTGCCTAATGGGTCTTTAACCACTTGCACCATGATATCTTGCCCTTGCCTAACAAGCTCGGCAATATCACGCACGACAAAGTTGCCTTTTTCAACATCGGCAACACATTCTGTATGGGGAACTATATCGGATGCATGTAAAAATGCGGCTTTATCTAAACCGATATCGACAAAGGCGGCCTGCATACCAGGCAAGACACGACTGACTTTGCCCTTATAGATATTGCCCACTAAACCACGCTTCATGCGGCGCTCAATATGGACTTCTTGTAAAACACCATGCTCCACTAGGGCTACTCGAGCTTCGGTTGGTGTTACATTGATTAACAGTTCAGAGCCTATTTTTTTCTGCACTCTGTTCTGCGCGAATCGACTTCTACTCACAACTCACCCCACTTAGGGAAATAGCTAATTTAAAAAGGATATGGCGTAGATTGTGATCCTGCTACTGGGAAAATACACACCAGCTAGCGAGTTAAAGTCTGCAATGATTGATGTTCTATAGCTTGGCCAATCTGACCTAGTTATTACTGTTTTTATGACTATAAAACTTGCATCTCACACAATAACGCACGGGTTTCTACCAAAGGTAACCCGACTACCGCGGAATAACTTCCCTCGATAGCTTCAACAAAACTTCCACCTAGACCTTGGATTCCGTAAGCACCAGCCTTGTCCATTGGCTCACCCGTGGCAATGTAAGCCAAAATATCAGCCTCACTTAGCGCACTAAACTGCACCCGAGTTTTAACCAATCGACTTACGGTTTTAGTACCATCGGTTAGGGCTACGGCGGTCATCACCTCGTGGGCTTTACCCGATAGGTTTGCTAGGATCTCGGCGGCATTAGCCTCATCGGTAGGCTTACCCAAAATGGTCTCGCCTAGCACCACGATAGTATCAGAGCCTAACACCACGGCTTGTTTACCGGTACCGTATAAGGCTAGACCTGCCATGGCTTTTTCCTGCGCTAATCGCAGTACAAATTCTTCAGCTGACTCACCAACTTGATGACTCTCATCAATATCGGCTGCCAAAATATCAAACTCGAATGGTGTGGCACTATTAGTATTTAAAAAAGCTAACTGACCTAACAACTCTTTACGACGAGGCGAGCCCGAAGCGAGTACTAACTGCATTTTGAGTACCTTTGTATGATGCTAACTAAGCAGACCAATTCAACGGTTAACCTGAATCGCTCAGCTAAAGAACTGGCGTCTATCTAACCTTGTACAGGCGTCTTACACGGCGTAATACCCAGAAGATCCATGGCCACATAATCAAGCTGGAAATTGCCGGGTAGAACAAGCTAATATCAAACACAGCAGACTCGGTAACAAACTGCACCCAAAATACCACTAGGTTATATACTGCGACCTGCATGGCCACCAATAAAGCTTGTTGCCACATAGGGAAATTACGTAAGCGCTGAAAGTGCAGCACGACCACATATACAACAACTGACATAGCAAAGGCACGAATACCTAAGGTTGCCCCGAGTAAGATGTCTAGCATCACACCGAGCACCCATGCCGTTAAAATATTATATCTATGAGGCAATGCCATCGCCCAATAGGTGATAACCAGTAATAGCCAATCCGGACGCCACGCCTCTACCACATCTGGCAATGGCATAATTTGAAACAGCATAGCCACTAATAGGCTTAACCAAACGACCCAGCGGCCATTTGCTACATGTAAACTCATTGAGTGCTCTCCTGACTCGCCTTCAAGACCTCTTCTATCTCCTCAGGCGGAGTAAGATCTTTTCCGTCAGACTCAATATCCGGCCAGAGTAGTAACAGATAACGAATTCTGTCTAAGGCCGCTAACGGTTGGGCGATAACGGTAGCGTAATTCTTACCATCATCTTTTTCGACACTCATGACTCGAGCCACGGGGTAGCCTTCAGGAAAACGCTTGCCAAGACCGGAAGACACCAGCAGATCGCCGACACGAACATCGGTACTCTTGGCCACATGTCTTAGCTCTAACTCATCGAGCACACCAGTTCCAAACGCCATTAAGCGTACATCGTTTCGGGTAATTCGCACCGGAATACCGTGGGTGGTATCGGAAAGTAATAACACTCGACTGGTGAGCTCACTCACCTGCACAACCTGTCCAACGACACCTTGAGCATCGACCACAGGTTGGCCAACAAATACGCCGTTACGTGAACCGTGGTTCAGTACCACATATTGACGAAACGGGTCGCTTGCCACTTCCATGACTTCGGCAACAACTTTCTTGGCATCCATATGCACTGGCGAGCCGAGTAATCCACGCAAACGATCGTTTTCTTGGCGAAGGTGTTCAAAGCGTTGTAAGCGTTCACTCATCAAGAGTTGATGACGTAATA
Protein-coding sequences here:
- the mreC gene encoding rod shape-determining protein MreC — encoded protein: MKPIFARGISNQFRLTLAVIMSVILLVANDRLEPVRNSLSSLLSPLQYVANIPGALLDLSAESLATRNMLAKQNKELLRHQLLMSERLQRFEHLRQENDRLRGLLGSPVHMDAKKVVAEVMEVASDPFRQYVVLNHGSRNGVFVGQPVVDAQGVVGQVVQVSELTSRVLLLSDTTHGIPVRITRNDVRLMAFGTGVLDELELRHVAKSTDVRVGDLLVSSGLGKRFPEGYPVARVMSVEKDDGKNYATVIAQPLAALDRIRYLLLLWPDIESDGKDLTPPEEIEEVLKASQESTQ
- the mreD gene encoding rod shape-determining protein MreD, with the translated sequence MSLHVANGRWVVWLSLLVAMLFQIMPLPDVVEAWRPDWLLLVITYWAMALPHRYNILTAWVLGVMLDILLGATLGIRAFAMSVVVYVVVLHFQRLRNFPMWQQALLVAMQVAVYNLVVFWVQFVTESAVFDISLFYPAISSLIMWPWIFWVLRRVRRLYKVR
- a CDS encoding Maf family protein; translation: MQLVLASGSPRRKELLGQLAFLNTNSATPFEFDILAADIDESHQVGESAEEFVLRLAQEKAMAGLALYGTGKQAVVLGSDTIVVLGETILGKPTDEANAAEILANLSGKAHEVMTAVALTDGTKTVSRLVKTRVQFSALSEADILAYIATGEPMDKAGAYGIQGLGGSFVEAIEGSYSAVVGLPLVETRALLCEMQVL
- the rng gene encoding ribonuclease G; the protein is MGSELLINVTPTEARVALVEHGVLQEVHIERRMKRGLVGNIYKGKVSRVLPGMQAAFVDIGLDKAAFLHASDIVPHTECVADVEKGNFVVRDIAELVRQGQDIMVQVVKDPLGTKGARLTTDITLPSRYLVFMPGSSHVGVSQRIESEEVRARLKKITQPFVDDDGGFIIRTAAESAGEDELVQDAGFLRRVWAKVSERRKRRGVSLLYQDLALPVRIVRDFVGTELDQIQVDSAQTYEELQQFAQEFMPEIADKLDHYNGPIPIFDLYDVENEVQRALGRKVELKSGGYLIIDQTEAMTTVDINTGAFVGHRNLAETIFNTNLEATHAIARQLRLRNLGGIIIIDFIDMMNNEHKKRVLASLESALSKDRVKTNISGFSGLGLVEMTRKRTRESLEHVLCGECPACLGTGNLKTVETVSYEIFREIIRLNRGYDADEFLVYCSPNVYQSLKGDESHLLGELEVYIGKRVRLQSEPMYAQNKFDVVIM